Below is a window of Phenylobacterium koreense DNA.
CGCCTGAAGCCTGGCGAAGGCCGGGGAGATTTCCGGGTCGAGCCCCGAACCCGAGGCGGTTACGGCATCGGCGGGAATCTCCGCTCCAGCCGCTTCCGGCCGCAGCGCGTCGGCTCGTTCCTTCACCGCCGCGATCAGGTCCTCACTCATCGGGCCGAGATTGGAGCCCGAGGACGACGAGGCGTCATAGCCATCGCTGCCAGCCGCCGAGGGACGGCCATGCAGGTAGGCCGGGCTGGTGAAGTTCTGCCCGACGAAGGCCGAACCCACGACGTGGCCGTCGCGACGGATGAGGCTGCCGCCGGCTTGGCTAGGCATCAGCCCCTGCGCGATGCCG
It encodes the following:
- the kdpC gene encoding potassium-transporting ATPase subunit KdpC, yielding MIALIRPALVSMGLFTLILGVAYPFAITGIAQGLMPSQAGGSLIRRDGHVVGSAFVGQNFTSPAYLHGRPSAAGSDGYDASSSSGSNLGPMSEDLIAAVKERADALRPEAAGAEIPADAVTASGSGLDPEISPAFARLQAARIAQARGAPVDRVQQVIDRQVVGRTAGVLGQPRVNVLETNLALDAAFGRMQPPPR